The sequence below is a genomic window from Opitutia bacterium.
GTGTTGTTGACCCACAGCATCGTCGGCGCGCCCGCCGCGAGCACGAGCGTGAGCGAACGCGCGACGCGCACGACGAAATCGAGCCGCGGCGTGCGCTGCGGCAGTTCGAGGAACACGCGCGCGAATTGCACGAGACAGAACCCGCTGCCCGCCAGTCCGAGCATCAGGCAGGTTTCCATCACGGGCGAACCGAGCGCCAAACCGAACACCTGATGCTCGCTCCGCCAGAAAAACATGAACACGCCCGCCGCGCCGAGATAGCCGAGATACCAGCCGATGTCGCGATGCCGCAGCCGCACGCCGAGCACACCGTTGTAGACGAGCAGCGCGAGCAGGATGCCGAAATAACATGCCTCAACGACCGTGTTCTTGGTTTGCGCGGCGAGGAACACCCGCACTTCCGGCCACCACACCGGCCGCAGCCACACGCCGAAATGATCCTCGAGCCGCATCACGCACACCCGCTCGCCGTGCGCCGGCACCTCGACGAGGAATGCCGCATCGCGCCCCCACAGCGATTTCTCCGCCGCCGGCACCCACTCGCCGGCGCGTTGCCGGTTCCAGCCGCCGCGGCCGTCGCTCGTCCAAAGATCGATGCGATCGGTGTAATACTCCGCATCCGCCAGCACGCCGCGCTGCGGCGCGTCATTCGTGTTCCGCAAAACGAATTTCACCCACACCGCCTCGCCGTAGAACGACTGAATGTAGCCCGGCCCGCTCCAGCGCCGCCACTCCGCCGCCGGCTGCGCGAGCGCCTGCGCGAACGTGAAACTCGCCACCGGATCGTGCAGCACCTCGACCGTCGCGTCCGCGCCCTCCGGCAGCGCATGCATCCCGGCGCGATCCCCCGCCACGCCCAGCATCAGCACGCCGACCACGGTGACGGTCAGCACCAACACGAAGAACAAATCGAACCTGCGGGCCAGCACAGCCGGGGGCATCACGGCAGTTCACGACACCACTCCCGCCGCCGCAAGCGCCCAATCCCCCGACCTCGTAGAACTACGAGGTTTGCCGCCTTGGCCCCACCGCAGCCGCGCGCAGCTTCACCGCACCGAACCTTTCCGCCCCCACTTTTCCATGCTCCACCGCATCGCCGCTTTCCTCCTGGTCGTTTCTCTCGCCACCGTCGCTTCGGCCCAACTCATCGTCGGCCAGAGGATCGGCGTGGACATCAACACCACTTCGCCCGACGGCAACAACGGCACCGCGACCAATTGGACCTCGATCAACACGTTTGGTGGCAGCGAAACGGGACTTGAACTCACCACCGGCAACTCGACGAGCGTCAGCGCCACACTCACGACGAATGGCAGCGGCGGATTCAACACCCTCGGCGACTACGCCGCCGGAAACGGAATCACCAGCGCACCGGCTTCCGTCACGAGCGACGGTGCTTGGGGCACCGCCACCGGCACCAACACGCTCACGCTCACCTTTTCCGGCTTGGACAATTCGCTCATCTACAGTCTTGAGATTTTCAGCGTCGCGCACGGCCTCAGCTTCTTCCTAGACAGTGACACGCCGAGCATCAATGGCGTCGCGACCGTCTGGTCCACTGGCTTCGAAAGCCGGGGTGTCCGATACTACCAGACCACCGGCGCCATTTTTGCCGACCTGACCACCGATGGCGCGGGCAACCTCTCGTTTGCGATCAGCGACGCCATCAACCGCAACGCGATCCTGAACGGCGCCATTCTCACCGCGACCCCCAGCGCCGTGCCGGAACCGTCGACCTACGCCGCCGCCCTCGCCGCCGTAGCTCTATGCGTGACCGCGATCCGCCGCCGCCGCGCCACCGCCGCACCGACAACTTAAACTCAAACTCTCCACCTGAACTCGCGAGAAAGCCCGGCCCGCGCCGGGCTTTTTGGTCGATCCGCCCGCCACATGCATCCGTCTCCGCGCGCTTCACTCCGTCCGCTCCAGCACGCTCTCTCGCTCGGTCTCGCCACGTTGCTCATCCCGGCCGTCGAAGCGCAGGTTCAAATCACCAGCACCGTCACTGTGCCCACCGACCAGTCCTCGCCTTGGGACATCGGCAACGATCTCTACGTCGGATTCATCTTCACGGACGGCACGCTGAACATCCAGAGCGGCAGCGCGGTCACTAACACCTACGGCTACATCGGCTACGCCGCGAATGGCACCGTCAACGTCGACGGCGCCGGCTCGACTTGGACGAACCTCAACGAACTCAGATTGGGCAACTACTACTCTAGCATCGGTCAGCTCAACCTCACCGGCGGCGCCACCGCCTCCGCGGACTTGACGGTTTTCGGCACCGCCTCAAGTAACTCGCAGGGCAAAATCTCGATCGACGGCCCCGGTTCGTCGTTCACCACCGGCTACTTCTACCTCGGTGAGTCTGGCTCCGGCTCACTCTCCGTCACCGGCGGTGGCACGTTCGCCACCACTGTCACCTGGACGTCGAACCACGTCGGCCATAACGCGGGTTCTAGCGGCGCGATCACTGTCAGCGGCACCGGCTCCACCTTCACCAACGCCAGCGACCTCTTCCTCGGCTCCAGCGCCACCGGCACGATGACCGTCGCCGACGGCGCCCACGCCAGCAGCGCCCGCTACACCTATCTCGGCTACCAAAACGACGGCACCGGCACACTCACGGTCAACGGCACCGATGCGGTCTACACGGCCCACGACTACATCTGGAACGGATACAACGGCAACGGCACCCTCATCGTGAAAGACGGCGGCGCGATCAATTTCGACTCGGGCTCCACGCAGCGCGTCATCCAACTCGGCGTCAACAGCGGCAGCTCCGGCACGCTCAAGATCGGCGACGGCGGAGCCGCCGGCACCATCGCAGCCGCCATTGCCGGTGGCTCCGGCACCGGGCAAGTGGTTTTCAACCACACCGGAGCGGTCGGCGGCGGCACCTACATCTTCGCCTCGACGATCGAGGGAGGAATCGACGTCGTCCATCGCGGTCCGGGCGCCACGTCCCTCACCGGCGCCAACACCTACACCGGCAGCACCACGATCGAGGACGGCACGCTGCTCGCCAACAACACCACCGGCTCGGCCTTCGGCTCCGGCAGCGTCACCGTCCAAGCGGGCGCCACGCTCGGCGGTAGCGGTTTCATCGACGGTCCCACCACGCTCGAGTCCGGCGCCCACCTCGCGCCCGGCAACTCGCCCGGCACGCTCTCGTTCACCAACGGCCTCACGCTCAACGATGGCGCCGTGCTCGATTTCCAACTCGGCACCACCAGCGACCTCATTCGCGTCAGCGGCGGCACTCTGACCGGCTCCGCCTCCGCCGGCGGCATCACGCTCAACCTCAGCAACGCCGGCGGCTTCACCGCCGCCAGCTACACGCTCTTCGATTTCTCCGGCGCCACCACCAGCAGCTTCACCGCCAGCGACTTCATTCTCGGTTCCACGGTCAGCGGCTACACCTACTCGCTCGCCCTCGTCGGCTCCACGCTCCAACTCACCGCCGTCCCCGAGCCCGCCACCACCGCCGCCCTCCTCGGTGCCGCCGCTCTGAGCCTGGCCGCCTACCGCCGTCAGCGCCGCGCGTCGGTCCAGTCGCGCGCCGCCTGAACTGTCACCTAATAGGTGACAGTTTCTCGCACGCGCCAGAGCGAGAAACTCCCGCCGCACCGCCCGCTGAGTAACCTATTAGGTTACTCGCCCGATCACTCGCTCACCGCGCCAGCGCCGGATAGGTGAACAGGAAAAAGTGCAGCGCGTTCAGCGACCAGTGCGCGAGCACGCTCGCCTCGACGCGCTGCGTCCGCTCGTAAACCCAGCCATAGCCCGCGCCCGCCACCGTCGCGAGCGCCACGTATTTCCAACCGCCCGCCGCGTGCGCGAGGCCGAACGTCACCGCGCCGACCGCCAGCGCGAGCCAGTTGCCGCCGCGCCGCTGCGCCCACGCTCGCCGCAACCCGCCTTGCACGAACCCGCGGAACAGCGCCTCCTCCGCCGTGCACGTGAACAGCAAATTCACCGCCAGCCACAGCGGCGCCTCCGCCGGCAGCTTCGGCGCCCAGCGCACGTAGCCGAGCGCGAACGATCCTGCCAACACGACCGCAATCGTCAGCGGTGCAATCTTCGCGACCTCGCCCAGCACGCTGCGCCCCTCGCGCGCCGAGCCCACGCGCGCGTGCGCCAGCCCGAGCAGCGCGAGCGCGATCAGTGTCTTGTCGAAATTCACATAGAGCGAAAACGGCACCGCATCCGGCGTGAACCGCACCGGCCCGATCACGCGCGGATTCGCGAAGCCCGGCATTCCGTGCGTCATCAACGCCACCGCCGCCACCAGCACGATGCCTGCCTCCAGTCCCCGCCGACCGCGCGGCGCGCCGCCATCGCTCGCCCACAAGTGCGCGGCCCAGAACCACACGACGGCCACGCACGCGCCGGTCGCGTCGAGCGCGCCCGCCCACCACGACACACCGAGCGCGGCCACCGTGATCCACTGCCACGCCGGCCGGCCGAACCACACGCCCGGTAGCCACAACGCCGCCACCGCCACTGCCAGGAACGCGCACGCCAACATCATGCGGCCACCCTACGCGCTCCGCCGCCCGCCGCGCACCAAAATTCCCGCGCTCCCGTGCCACACGCCGCGCGCTTGACCCGCCCCGACGGCATTGCGAACGTCGCCCCGCGTGACGTCCCCCGCCACACCGACACCCAAGCCGACGCTGTTCATCAGCTACGCCTCCGAGGATCGCGAAGCCGCGCGTCGACTGCGCGACACGCTCGCCGCGGCCGGTCTCGACGTGTGGTATGACGAAAACGAACTCGGCGGCGGCGACTCGTGGGACGCCAAGATCCGTCGCCAGATCCGCGAGTGCGACTACTTCATGCCCGTCATCTCGGCCAACACCGAGCGACGCAAGGAAGGCTACTTCCGCCGCGAGTGGCGCCTCGCCGTCGAGCGCACGCTCGATATGGCCGACGACGTGATGTTCCTCCTGCCCGTCTGCATCGACGGCACCTCGGAGAACAACGCCCGCGTCCCGGAAAAATTCTTCGCCGTGCAATGGCTTCGTGCTGCCGGCGGCGCCGCGACACCGGCCTTGGAAAACCTCGCGCGCCGCATCGCCACCGGCGAGCACCTTGCACCGCTGCCGCCGCGCGGCCGCGCCGAGCCGCCGATCTCACGCGCCACGACCACGCCCGCGCACGGTGCTCCTCCGCCGCTGCCGACGAGCCCGGCGCCGCACGACTCTCATTCCGCCAACCACGACGGCCCGCCGCCGATGCCGCCGTTTCCCCACGTGCAAGGCAACGGCATGCCCGCCGGCCTGAAATTCCTCGCCGAAGTGATCTGGTGGGTCATCACCGCGGCGTGGCTGCTCCTCCGCCGCGCGCCGAAGTGGATTCGCATCATCCTCATCGTCTGGGCGTGCATTTCGTTTTTCTCCTATTGCGTGCGCAGCCGCTCAGCGCCCCCGACCGGGAAAGCCCCCGCGGAGAAAACCGAGAAGCGCAACAAGCCCCAGCTCACGGCCGCCGACCTCGCCGCCGCGCAGAAGGCCCTCAAGGAATCCGGCCTCCCCGCCGGCCTCGCCGAATTCGGCAACGAAGTGGCCAAGCGCCTCGCCACCGAGATCAAAAACTCCGAAGCCTCCGACAAACAGATCGTCGCCGTCCCCTTCCACGCGGGCATCACCGACGAAAAGGACGCAGCGTTTCTCCGCCAGGTCT
It includes:
- a CDS encoding autotransporter-associated beta strand repeat-containing protein; the protein is MHPSPRASLRPLQHALSLGLATLLIPAVEAQVQITSTVTVPTDQSSPWDIGNDLYVGFIFTDGTLNIQSGSAVTNTYGYIGYAANGTVNVDGAGSTWTNLNELRLGNYYSSIGQLNLTGGATASADLTVFGTASSNSQGKISIDGPGSSFTTGYFYLGESGSGSLSVTGGGTFATTVTWTSNHVGHNAGSSGAITVSGTGSTFTNASDLFLGSSATGTMTVADGAHASSARYTYLGYQNDGTGTLTVNGTDAVYTAHDYIWNGYNGNGTLIVKDGGAINFDSGSTQRVIQLGVNSGSSGTLKIGDGGAAGTIAAAIAGGSGTGQVVFNHTGAVGGGTYIFASTIEGGIDVVHRGPGATSLTGANTYTGSTTIEDGTLLANNTTGSAFGSGSVTVQAGATLGGSGFIDGPTTLESGAHLAPGNSPGTLSFTNGLTLNDGAVLDFQLGTTSDLIRVSGGTLTGSASAGGITLNLSNAGGFTAASYTLFDFSGATTSSFTASDFILGSTVSGYTYSLALVGSTLQLTAVPEPATTAALLGAAALSLAAYRRQRRASVQSRAA
- a CDS encoding CPBP family intramembrane metalloprotease — encoded protein: MMLACAFLAVAVAALWLPGVWFGRPAWQWITVAALGVSWWAGALDATGACVAVVWFWAAHLWASDGGAPRGRRGLEAGIVLVAAVALMTHGMPGFANPRVIGPVRFTPDAVPFSLYVNFDKTLIALALLGLAHARVGSAREGRSVLGEVAKIAPLTIAVVLAGSFALGYVRWAPKLPAEAPLWLAVNLLFTCTAEEALFRGFVQGGLRRAWAQRRGGNWLALAVGAVTFGLAHAAGGWKYVALATVAGAGYGWVYERTQRVEASVLAHWSLNALHFFLFTYPALAR
- a CDS encoding TIR domain-containing protein, coding for MTSPATPTPKPTLFISYASEDREAARRLRDTLAAAGLDVWYDENELGGGDSWDAKIRRQIRECDYFMPVISANTERRKEGYFRREWRLAVERTLDMADDVMFLLPVCIDGTSENNARVPEKFFAVQWLRAAGGAATPALENLARRIATGEHLAPLPPRGRAEPPISRATTTPAHGAPPPLPTSPAPHDSHSANHDGPPPMPPFPHVQGNGMPAGLKFLAEVIWWVITAAWLLLRRAPKWIRIILIVWACISFFSYCVRSRSAPPTGKAPAEKTEKRNKPQLTAADLAAAQKALKESGLPAGLAEFGNEVAKRLATEIKNSEASDKQIVAVPFHAGITDEKDAAFLRQVFTPLWGRLSIERAGETGLIATPLPAPSNEALAALGKRLDAGFVLGARIVRPTATPAAPANPPAGETAAPATPASEASLEIVLIKSETGAVAWSGTFVLTEDPSAIANRIADGVLTAAKPQ